The DNA region TGACCGCCTGGATTCTGGTTGGAGGGCGGCTGGTCCCCACGCCTGCCCTGGCTGCCCTCCCCCACCCTGACCTCGTGGTGGCAGCCGACGGTGGAGCACGGCACGCGGCGGTGCTGGCAGTGCCTCTTGACGTGTGGGTGGGCGACTTCGACTCGTCCGGGGGCCTGGAACTGGATGCCCCGCGCGAGGTTCACCCCGCCGCCAAGGACGAGACGGACGCCGAACTCGCCGTGCGGGTGGCACGGCACCGGGGGGCCACCCAACTCGTGTTTCTGGGGGCCTTCGGGGGCCGCTTCGACCACGCGGCGGCGCTGGCCCTGGGAGCGGTGCGGCTGGTGCGGGAGGGATGCGGCGTCACCCTCCACAGCGGCGACGAGAGCGGGCATCCGCT from Deinococcus sp. HSC-46F16 includes:
- a CDS encoding thiamine diphosphokinase — encoded protein: MTAWILVGGRLVPTPALAALPHPDLVVAADGGARHAAVLAVPLDVWVGDFDSSGGLELDAPREVHPAAKDETDAELAVRVARHRGATQLVFLGAFGGRFDHAAALALGAVRLVREGCGVTLHSGDESGHPLLPGQVLSLDLPSGATLSVLALSDLRGLTLTGVRWPLSGADVPLGSGWTVSNEALGGKVQASLTAGMGLVTVLHSGEGQTALAR